In a genomic window of Caloenas nicobarica isolate bCalNic1 chromosome 1, bCalNic1.hap1, whole genome shotgun sequence:
- the SUPT20H gene encoding transcription factor SPT20 homolog isoform X5 encodes MQALELALDRAEYIIESARQRPPKRKYLSSGRKSVFQKLYDLYIEECEKEPEIKQKLRRNVNLLEKLVMQETLSCLVVNLYPGNEGYSLMLRGKNGSDSETIRLPYEEGELLEYLDAEELPPILVDLLEKSQVNIFHCGCVIAEIRDYRQSGNMKSPTYQSKHILLRPTMQTLICDVHSITSDNHKWTQEDKLLLESQLILATAEPLCLDPSIAVTCTTNRLLYNKQKMNTRPMKRCFKRYSRSSLNRQQEVTHYSTPPQLRLLDYLQKRKERKGAQQYDLKISKAGNCVDMWKQNPCYLTAPAEVDVEKYAKVEKSIKPDDSQPTVWPAHEIKDDYVFECEVGNQLQKTKLTIFQSLGNPLYYGKIQTLKGDEENDNLLTPSQFLIGSKTDAERVVNQYQELVQNEAKCPVKMFHNSGGSVSHLSPGKEMEQPDSLSGSVQSSVLGKGVKHRPPPIKLPSSSGSSSSGNIFSAQQSSGHLKSPTPPPPPSKPPGLSRKQSMDLNQVGMLSPAAMSPASSSQRSGTPKPSTPTPTNTPSSTPHPPDAQSSTPITPSATPTPQDSGFTPQPTLLTPFAQQQMSLSQALPVMTIPLSTMVTSITTGTTSTQVMANPAGLNFINVVGSVCGAQTLMSGSNPMLGCNTGAIAPAGINLSGILPSGGLVPGVLPAAMQSASQAGSPFGLKNASNLRPLNLLQGSDQGPSSQDQTLSAQQAAVINLTGVGNFMQPQATAVAILAASNGYGSSSSTSSSPASSTAFRQPLKK; translated from the exons ATG CAAGCTTTAGAACTGGCATTGGATCGTGCAGAG tATATAATTGAAAGTGCCCGTCAGAGACCtcccaaaagaaaatatttatccagTGGAAG aaaatctgtatttcaaaaacTCTATGATTTATATATAGAAGAATGTGAAAAAGAGCCTGAGATAAAG CAGAAGCTGAGGCGAAATGTGAATTTACTTGAGAAGCTGGTTATGCAGGAGACATTGTCATGTCTGGTAGTGAACCTCTACCCTGGAAACGAGGGTTATTCACTTAtgctcaggggaaaaaatggttcag ATTCTGAGACCATTCGACTGCCTTATGAGGAAGGAGAGCTGCTTGAATATTTGGATGCAGAGGAGCTACCACCTATTTTGGTTGATCTTTTAGAAAAATCTCAG gttaatatttttcattgtggATGTGTCATAGCAGAAATACGTGACTATAGGCAGTCTGGTAACATGAAATCTCCAACGTACCAAAGCAAGCACATTCTTTTGCGTCCTACAATGCAG ACTTTAATTTGTGATGTGCATTCTATAACAAGTGACAACCACAAATGGACACAG GAGGACAAACTCCTACTTGAAAGCCAACTTATTTTGGCCACAGCAGAGCCTTTGTGTCTGGATCCTTCAATAGCAGTGACCTGTACTACAAACAGACTCCTGTACAACAAGCAGAAGATGAATACTCGCCCCATGAAACG GTGCTTTAAAAGGTACTCAAGATCGTCTCTGAACAGACAGCAGGAAGTTACTCACTATTCAACTCCACCTCAGCTCAGACTACTTGACTacttacagaaaagaaaggagaggaaaggagccCAGCAGTATGACCTCAAAATTTCTAAAGCTGGAAAT TGCGTAGATATGTGGAAGCAGAACCCTTGCTACTTGACTGCACCTGCTGAAGTGGAT GTGGAAAAATATGCCAAAGTGGAAAAGTCTATCAAGCCTGATGACTCGCAACCAACTGTCTGGCCAGCACAT gaAATAAAAGATGATTATGTGTTCGAATGCGAAGTTGGTAACCagcttcaaaaaacaaaactgaccATTTTTCAGTCACTTGGTAATCCCTTGTACTATGGTAAAATTCAGACACTCAAAGGTGATGAGGAAAATGACAACCTATTAACTCCATCACA GTTTCTTATTGGTTCGAAGACTGATGCTGAAAG AGTGGTGAACCAGTATCAGGAGTTAGTACAAAATGAAGCTAAATGTCCTGTGAAAATGTTTCATAATTCAGGTGGATCAGTCAGTCATCTTTCtccagggaaggaaatggaa CAGCCAGACAGTTTATCAGGCTCTGTTCAGTCTTCGGTGTTGGGGAAAGGTGTAAAACACCGACCTCCTCCTATCAAATTACCTTCAAGTTCTGGAAGTAGCTCTTCAG GTAATATTTTCAGTGCACAACAGTCAAGTGGCCATCTAAAATCCccaactcctcctcctcctccttctaaGCCTCCTGGTCTTTCTCGGAAACAATCTATGGATCTTAATCAAGTTGGCatgctctctccagctgccaTGTCTCCTGCGAGCTCTTCACAAA GGTCTGGAACTCCTAAACCATCTACTCCTACTCCAACCAACACCCCTTCATCGACCCCACACCCTCCTGATGCTCAGAGCTCAACTCCTATTACCCCTTCTGCCACCCCTACTCCCCAAGATTCAGGCTTCACCCCTCAGCCCACTTTGTTAACCCCGTTTGCTCAGCAGCAGATGTCTCTGAGCCAGGCACTGCCTGTAATGACCATTCCTCTTTCCACCATGGTAACATCCATTACTACAGGAACAACCTCCACCCAGGTCATGGCAAACCCTGCAGGACTTAACTTCATCAATGTAGTGGGCTCTGTGTG TGGAGCACAGACACTGATGAGCGGTTCAAACCCCATGTTGGGGTGCAACACTGGTGCCATAGCCCCTGCAGGTATAAACCTGAGTGGCATTTTACCGTCAGGAGGTTTGGTACCAGGTGTGCTGCCTGCTGCAATGCAGTCTGCCTCTCAAGCAG GCAGCCCCTTTGGTTTGAAAAATGCATCAAATCTTCGGCCTTTAAATCTTCTACAG
- the SUPT20H gene encoding transcription factor SPT20 homolog isoform X4 has translation MQQALELALDRAEYIIESARQRPPKRKYLSSGRKSVFQKLYDLYIEECEKEPEIKKLRRNVNLLEKLVMQETLSCLVVNLYPGNEGYSLMLRGKNGSDSETIRLPYEEGELLEYLDAEELPPILVDLLEKSQVNIFHCGCVIAEIRDYRQSGNMKSPTYQSKHILLRPTMQTLICDVHSITSDNHKWTQEDKLLLESQLILATAEPLCLDPSIAVTCTTNRLLYNKQKMNTRPMKRCFKRYSRSSLNRQQEVTHYSTPPQLRLLDYLQKRKERKGAQQYDLKISKAGNCVDMWKQNPCYLTAPAEVDVEKYAKVEKSIKPDDSQPTVWPAHEIKDDYVFECEVGNQLQKTKLTIFQSLGNPLYYGKIQTLKGDEENDNLLTPSQFLIGSKTDAERVVNQYQELVQNEAKCPVKMFHNSGGSVSHLSPGKEMEQPDSLSGSVQSSVLGKGVKHRPPPIKLPSSSGSSSSGNIFSAQQSSGHLKSPTPPPPPSKPPGLSRKQSMDLNQVGMLSPAAMSPASSSQRSGTPKPSTPTPTNTPSSTPHPPDAQSSTPITPSATPTPQDSGFTPQPTLLTPFAQQQMSLSQALPVMTIPLSTMVTSITTGTTSTQVMANPAGLNFINVVGSVCGAQTLMSGSNPMLGCNTGAIAPAGINLSGILPSGGLVPGVLPAAMQSASQAGSPFGLKNASNLRPLNLLQGSDQGPSSQDQTLSAQQAAVINLTGVGNFMQPQATAVAILAASNGYGSSSSTSSSPASSTAFRQPLKK, from the exons ATG CAGCAAGCTTTAGAACTGGCATTGGATCGTGCAGAG tATATAATTGAAAGTGCCCGTCAGAGACCtcccaaaagaaaatatttatccagTGGAAG aaaatctgtatttcaaaaacTCTATGATTTATATATAGAAGAATGTGAAAAAGAGCCTGAGATAAAG AAGCTGAGGCGAAATGTGAATTTACTTGAGAAGCTGGTTATGCAGGAGACATTGTCATGTCTGGTAGTGAACCTCTACCCTGGAAACGAGGGTTATTCACTTAtgctcaggggaaaaaatggttcag ATTCTGAGACCATTCGACTGCCTTATGAGGAAGGAGAGCTGCTTGAATATTTGGATGCAGAGGAGCTACCACCTATTTTGGTTGATCTTTTAGAAAAATCTCAG gttaatatttttcattgtggATGTGTCATAGCAGAAATACGTGACTATAGGCAGTCTGGTAACATGAAATCTCCAACGTACCAAAGCAAGCACATTCTTTTGCGTCCTACAATGCAG ACTTTAATTTGTGATGTGCATTCTATAACAAGTGACAACCACAAATGGACACAG GAGGACAAACTCCTACTTGAAAGCCAACTTATTTTGGCCACAGCAGAGCCTTTGTGTCTGGATCCTTCAATAGCAGTGACCTGTACTACAAACAGACTCCTGTACAACAAGCAGAAGATGAATACTCGCCCCATGAAACG GTGCTTTAAAAGGTACTCAAGATCGTCTCTGAACAGACAGCAGGAAGTTACTCACTATTCAACTCCACCTCAGCTCAGACTACTTGACTacttacagaaaagaaaggagaggaaaggagccCAGCAGTATGACCTCAAAATTTCTAAAGCTGGAAAT TGCGTAGATATGTGGAAGCAGAACCCTTGCTACTTGACTGCACCTGCTGAAGTGGAT GTGGAAAAATATGCCAAAGTGGAAAAGTCTATCAAGCCTGATGACTCGCAACCAACTGTCTGGCCAGCACAT gaAATAAAAGATGATTATGTGTTCGAATGCGAAGTTGGTAACCagcttcaaaaaacaaaactgaccATTTTTCAGTCACTTGGTAATCCCTTGTACTATGGTAAAATTCAGACACTCAAAGGTGATGAGGAAAATGACAACCTATTAACTCCATCACA GTTTCTTATTGGTTCGAAGACTGATGCTGAAAG AGTGGTGAACCAGTATCAGGAGTTAGTACAAAATGAAGCTAAATGTCCTGTGAAAATGTTTCATAATTCAGGTGGATCAGTCAGTCATCTTTCtccagggaaggaaatggaa CAGCCAGACAGTTTATCAGGCTCTGTTCAGTCTTCGGTGTTGGGGAAAGGTGTAAAACACCGACCTCCTCCTATCAAATTACCTTCAAGTTCTGGAAGTAGCTCTTCAG GTAATATTTTCAGTGCACAACAGTCAAGTGGCCATCTAAAATCCccaactcctcctcctcctccttctaaGCCTCCTGGTCTTTCTCGGAAACAATCTATGGATCTTAATCAAGTTGGCatgctctctccagctgccaTGTCTCCTGCGAGCTCTTCACAAA GGTCTGGAACTCCTAAACCATCTACTCCTACTCCAACCAACACCCCTTCATCGACCCCACACCCTCCTGATGCTCAGAGCTCAACTCCTATTACCCCTTCTGCCACCCCTACTCCCCAAGATTCAGGCTTCACCCCTCAGCCCACTTTGTTAACCCCGTTTGCTCAGCAGCAGATGTCTCTGAGCCAGGCACTGCCTGTAATGACCATTCCTCTTTCCACCATGGTAACATCCATTACTACAGGAACAACCTCCACCCAGGTCATGGCAAACCCTGCAGGACTTAACTTCATCAATGTAGTGGGCTCTGTGTG TGGAGCACAGACACTGATGAGCGGTTCAAACCCCATGTTGGGGTGCAACACTGGTGCCATAGCCCCTGCAGGTATAAACCTGAGTGGCATTTTACCGTCAGGAGGTTTGGTACCAGGTGTGCTGCCTGCTGCAATGCAGTCTGCCTCTCAAGCAG GCAGCCCCTTTGGTTTGAAAAATGCATCAAATCTTCGGCCTTTAAATCTTCTACAG
- the SUPT20H gene encoding transcription factor SPT20 homolog isoform X3, whose translation MQQALELALDRAEYIIESARQRPPKRKYLSSGRKSVFQKLYDLYIEECEKEPEIKQKLRRNVNLLEKLVMQETLSCLVVNLYPGNEGYSLMLRGKNGSDSETIRLPYEEGELLEYLDAEELPPILVDLLEKSQVNIFHCGCVIAEIRDYRQSGNMKSPTYQSKHILLRPTMQTLICDVHSITSDNHKWTQEDKLLLESQLILATAEPLCLDPSIAVTCTTNRLLYNKQKMNTRPMKRCFKRYSRSSLNRQQEVTHYSTPPQLRLLDYLQKRKERKGAQQYDLKISKAGNCVDMWKQNPCYLTAPAEVDVEKYAKVEKSIKPDDSQPTVWPAHEIKDDYVFECEVGNQLQKTKLTIFQSLGNPLYYGKIQTLKGDEENDNLLTPSQFLIGSKTDAERVVNQYQELVQNEAKCPVKMFHNSGGSVSHLSPGKEMEPDSLSGSVQSSVLGKGVKHRPPPIKLPSSSGSSSSGNIFSAQQSSGHLKSPTPPPPPSKPPGLSRKQSMDLNQVGMLSPAAMSPASSSQRSGTPKPSTPTPTNTPSSTPHPPDAQSSTPITPSATPTPQDSGFTPQPTLLTPFAQQQMSLSQALPVMTIPLSTMVTSITTGTTSTQVMANPAGLNFINVVGSVCGAQTLMSGSNPMLGCNTGAIAPAGINLSGILPSGGLVPGVLPAAMQSASQAGSPFGLKNASNLRPLNLLQGSDQGPSSQDQTLSAQQAAVINLTGVGNFMQPQATAVAILAASNGYGSSSSTSSSPASSTAFRQPLKK comes from the exons ATG CAGCAAGCTTTAGAACTGGCATTGGATCGTGCAGAG tATATAATTGAAAGTGCCCGTCAGAGACCtcccaaaagaaaatatttatccagTGGAAG aaaatctgtatttcaaaaacTCTATGATTTATATATAGAAGAATGTGAAAAAGAGCCTGAGATAAAG CAGAAGCTGAGGCGAAATGTGAATTTACTTGAGAAGCTGGTTATGCAGGAGACATTGTCATGTCTGGTAGTGAACCTCTACCCTGGAAACGAGGGTTATTCACTTAtgctcaggggaaaaaatggttcag ATTCTGAGACCATTCGACTGCCTTATGAGGAAGGAGAGCTGCTTGAATATTTGGATGCAGAGGAGCTACCACCTATTTTGGTTGATCTTTTAGAAAAATCTCAG gttaatatttttcattgtggATGTGTCATAGCAGAAATACGTGACTATAGGCAGTCTGGTAACATGAAATCTCCAACGTACCAAAGCAAGCACATTCTTTTGCGTCCTACAATGCAG ACTTTAATTTGTGATGTGCATTCTATAACAAGTGACAACCACAAATGGACACAG GAGGACAAACTCCTACTTGAAAGCCAACTTATTTTGGCCACAGCAGAGCCTTTGTGTCTGGATCCTTCAATAGCAGTGACCTGTACTACAAACAGACTCCTGTACAACAAGCAGAAGATGAATACTCGCCCCATGAAACG GTGCTTTAAAAGGTACTCAAGATCGTCTCTGAACAGACAGCAGGAAGTTACTCACTATTCAACTCCACCTCAGCTCAGACTACTTGACTacttacagaaaagaaaggagaggaaaggagccCAGCAGTATGACCTCAAAATTTCTAAAGCTGGAAAT TGCGTAGATATGTGGAAGCAGAACCCTTGCTACTTGACTGCACCTGCTGAAGTGGAT GTGGAAAAATATGCCAAAGTGGAAAAGTCTATCAAGCCTGATGACTCGCAACCAACTGTCTGGCCAGCACAT gaAATAAAAGATGATTATGTGTTCGAATGCGAAGTTGGTAACCagcttcaaaaaacaaaactgaccATTTTTCAGTCACTTGGTAATCCCTTGTACTATGGTAAAATTCAGACACTCAAAGGTGATGAGGAAAATGACAACCTATTAACTCCATCACA GTTTCTTATTGGTTCGAAGACTGATGCTGAAAG AGTGGTGAACCAGTATCAGGAGTTAGTACAAAATGAAGCTAAATGTCCTGTGAAAATGTTTCATAATTCAGGTGGATCAGTCAGTCATCTTTCtccagggaaggaaatggaa CCAGACAGTTTATCAGGCTCTGTTCAGTCTTCGGTGTTGGGGAAAGGTGTAAAACACCGACCTCCTCCTATCAAATTACCTTCAAGTTCTGGAAGTAGCTCTTCAG GTAATATTTTCAGTGCACAACAGTCAAGTGGCCATCTAAAATCCccaactcctcctcctcctccttctaaGCCTCCTGGTCTTTCTCGGAAACAATCTATGGATCTTAATCAAGTTGGCatgctctctccagctgccaTGTCTCCTGCGAGCTCTTCACAAA GGTCTGGAACTCCTAAACCATCTACTCCTACTCCAACCAACACCCCTTCATCGACCCCACACCCTCCTGATGCTCAGAGCTCAACTCCTATTACCCCTTCTGCCACCCCTACTCCCCAAGATTCAGGCTTCACCCCTCAGCCCACTTTGTTAACCCCGTTTGCTCAGCAGCAGATGTCTCTGAGCCAGGCACTGCCTGTAATGACCATTCCTCTTTCCACCATGGTAACATCCATTACTACAGGAACAACCTCCACCCAGGTCATGGCAAACCCTGCAGGACTTAACTTCATCAATGTAGTGGGCTCTGTGTG TGGAGCACAGACACTGATGAGCGGTTCAAACCCCATGTTGGGGTGCAACACTGGTGCCATAGCCCCTGCAGGTATAAACCTGAGTGGCATTTTACCGTCAGGAGGTTTGGTACCAGGTGTGCTGCCTGCTGCAATGCAGTCTGCCTCTCAAGCAG GCAGCCCCTTTGGTTTGAAAAATGCATCAAATCTTCGGCCTTTAAATCTTCTACAG